DNA from Bradyrhizobium diazoefficiens USDA 110:
TCCCCTCCCCCGGACTTGAGGTCGACCCGCGCTGGCTTGAACCCGCGCGTCCGGTGAACCGACCCAAGAAGACCGGGCCGACAAGATCAAGCGAATGGATGCGCCGTGTCGATCATTTTGCAATCCACCGTCGGCGGCTTCTCCGCCCAGTTCATGCGCAAGCTGCCGCTGGTCGAGCAGGCGATGCGGGACCACGGGCTCGATCCCGCGGAGTTCGTGATCTCCAAGGACTACGCCTCGACCGCGACGATCCCGATCATGGGTCCGTTCTTCTTTAACTACAGCGTGTACTTCGGCGACGAGACATTCACCGTCACCGAGCCGAACGACATGGTGTTCCTGGACTACTTCTTCAAACGCGTGCTCGCAGCGGACGAGCCGCCGGAATTGCCGCAGCGGCCGGGTTTGATCCGGCGGCTGTTCGGCTGGATGGCGCAGCCGGTATAGCCCCTCCCGTCATTCCGGGGCGCGCCCCGGAATGACACGCGAGCTACTCCCCCCATGTCCTCGCCAGCGTCGCGAGCCAGCAGCCTTCGCAATAGCGCGCGTCCTTGTAGTCGATCCAATTGTGCGCATAGACGCGGTCGAGCGGGATGTCGTAGCGCGCACGCAGCACCTTTACGAGGATCTTCCACGCCGCGACCTGGGCCTCGGTCGGACCGGCCGCAACATCGGGATAGTTGCCGGCGAACTCGACGCCGATCGAATTGTCGCGCACCACCTGGCGATAGGTCGGTCTGTTGTCGATGTACTTGTTGTCGTTGCGGTTGGCGCCGTCGCCATGGGTCGGCACCAGGTTTTCCGCGACCGCCCAATAGACCGTGCCGTCGGTCTCGACCCAGACCGTAACGCCGCGCCGCGTCGGGTTCTTCGACTGCTCGGCCGCGCCGCCGCGGGCCGAGCCCGCCGGTCCCTCGGTCTGGTGCACGATGATGTTGCGCCAGGAATGGGCGCTGCGGACGTCGCCCCACGGCGCCAGCCAGACGATCTTCAGGCCGGGAATGTCGGGCGTGCCGGAGGCGCGTGCGAGCTTTGCGAGTTCGGCGTCGGTTGCGGCGGCGGGTGCGATCAGGAGGGCGGCGAGAATGGCCGCGAGCAGGCGAGACATCATCATTAAAGGTCCAATGCGGACCCGAGCCTAGCACGCTATCAGGCGAAATGGTGCGCGGCCTCGCCCGTCCCGTTCAGCTCGGGCGAGAGCGGCGGTGCCGGATCGTAGACAGCAAAATCGTTCTTGCCGTTCTTCTTGGCGGCATAGAGCGCGTGATCGGCATGCGCGATCAGGCGGTCCGGGAATTGGCCGATGCCGGGATCCCATTGCGCCGCGCCGATCGAGATCGCGATCGGGATGTCGTTGCCGTTGCAGGCCGCAGCGTCCCGACGGCAGACCTCGAGCACACGGCGGGCGATTGCGGCCGCCTCGCGCAAGGAAGAGGACGGCAGCACGACGCAGAACTCGTCACCGCCGGTGCGGGCGAGCATGTCGCCGGGCCGCAGCCGCGTCTGCGCCATCAGGGTGAAGTGCTGGAGGCAGGCATCGCCCGCGGCATGGCCATGGGTGTCGTTGATGGTCTTGAAGCCGTCGAGATCGATCACCAGCAGCGAGAACGGCTCGCCGCTGCGCTCCGAACGGGCGCATTCCTCGGACAGGCGCTGCAACAGATGGCGCCGGTTGGCGACGCCGGTGAGGTCGTCGAGCAGCGCGAGGTCGGCGACCTCGCCACGCAGCCGGTCCATCGCCATCAGGAGGAAGCCGAAATTGAGCGTCATCGACAGGAACAGAAGCCCCAGCACCATGACGGCATGGGTCTGACCGCCGGCGACCGCCGAGAAATCGTGGCCGAGCAGATTGCCCACCGCACGGGCAAGGAAGATCGCAATGATGGTGATGATGACGATGCCGGCCAGACGGGCGCCAGGATTGACGTGCCCTTCAGGCGGCAACAGCAACAGACGCAGCGACAGCACCAGCGGCAGGGCCTGGCCGATCGTGTAGCTGAGCATGCGCAGCTGCATGTGCTCGAAGCCGACCATGAAGAAGACGACACTGCCGATGCTGATGATCCCCGTCGCAGCCATAACGCGCCAGGAGACCGGCCGGTCGAAGAAGCGCTGAATGCCCATGGCGGCAAAGCAGCTCGCCGCAATGATACCGGTGGCCCCGATGAGAAGCGGCACGGGAGAGGCGACGAACAGACGGATCAGCGCCGCCATCGCGCCGGCCGCGCCGACGAAGGCCGATGCCATCCAGAACCGTGCGGCCGCGAATTTCGGATAGGAACGCGTCACGTAGGCCCAGATCAGGCCGAGCGCCAGGAAGTTGACGACGAAGACCGTCCAGAGTGTCGGTACGTTCAGCATGGCGCGTGCGGCAAGCGCAGCGCCCCGCCCCCCATTACTGGTAGCCGTCCGTCCATAACCCATCCCCGTTTTCTTGCGGGGAACAATGCGCGGGTTGCACTTAACGGAGTCTCACTGCGATCCTTCAAAGCGCGCCTTTGGTTTTGGATTCGTGAACGGCGGGCGGATTGTCGGATCGTTAGGCATGTCGCCATCGGCCTCGTGCGGTCGTATCGCGATCCGCCGCGGAGCGGATTCGCGGGCAAAAATCACCCGAAAACGCATCTGAGCTGTGGATAACGTGATGACACAGATATGACGGCGCGGGGCAGAGACCTGCGAATCTGCTGAGTTTGTCGTCGAGGATGTTGCGAGGCTGGCCCTCCGCCGAGCATCCCTCGTGTCGCGTTCCACCATTAACCCTTGAGAGGATACTATGGCTAAGAAAGCGAAGAAGGCGAAGAAGGCGACAAAGAAGAAGGCCAAGAAGGCCGCGAAGAAGAAGTAGCCAGCATGTTCTTTGCCCGGGTGGAGCTCGCTCCGCCCGGGCGTCGGGTAAGGCTAAGAGAGTTTGAAGATGGCGGGCGCGAGGCCCGCTTTTTTATTGGCTGGAGAAGCTACCGCTCGGCAAACGCGAGCTTGGCGCCGAGTGCGGCAAATCCCGCCGCAAAGCTGCGGCGCAGCCAGGTCATCACCGCTGGGCGGGAGATGACGCGCTCGCGCACGGATGCGGCGCAGAGGCCGTAGACGACGAACACCGCAAACGTCATCGCCATGAAGGCGCCGCTCAATTCCAGCATTCGCGCCAGCACATGGGCCTCGTCCGCCGCGATGAACTGCGGCAGGAAGGCGAGGAAGAAGATCGACAGTTTTGGATTGAGGATGTTGATCAGGAAGCCGGTGACGATGACCCGGCCGCTCGACCGCTCCTTGATCTCGCCCTCCACCGCCAGCGCACCCCGCTCACGCAGCGCCTGCCAGGACATGTAAAGCAGATAGAGAACGCCGCACCATTTCAGCGCGGCGAAGGCGAGCGCGCTGGTGTGGAGCACGGCGGCAAGTCCCAGCATGGCGGCAACCATGTGCGGCACGATCCCGAGCGTGCAGCCGAAGGCGGCAGCCAGGCTGGCGCGGGAGCCGCGCGTCAATGCCGCGGCCAGCGTGTAAAGCACGCCGGTGCCGGGCGAGGCGACGACGATCAGCGAGGTGAGCAGGAAGGACCAGGTCATGAGCAGACCCTACCACCCCGCCTCACGGCAAGAAAGCGGCGCCCCCGGGATCAGCCGTCAGGATGACGGGGTGCGAACAGGCCAGCCCTACAGACAAGGCAATTCCAACACCGTCACCCTGAAGTGCTCGCCTCTTCGGCGAGCCTCGAAGGGTGATGGCCCGGCTGCATCTCGGCCGTTCATCCGAGGCTCGCCACACGACGCTTTGCGCCGCGCGGCTTGCACCTCAGGATGACGAGGTGAGAACTGGCCAGCCCTACAAACAAAGCGGTTCTGCCCCGGTCAGACCACCTGCGCGATCTCGGCCTCGCGCAGCACGTCGAGCGGCGCCCAGGGCTTGGCCCAGAATTTGGCGCCGTCGGGCAAGGGTTGGTTCAAGGGGCGGCCGGAGGTGACGACGACGTCGAGCTTGGGATTGCGTCCCTTGGCGACATGGGCGAGCTCGACGCCGTTCATGCGGCCGGCAAGCTGCACGTCGGTCACCATCAGGCAGAGCGCGCCTGCGCTCTTCTCGAGCACGCGCTCGGCCGCTTCGGCGCTCTCGCACTGGATGACCTGATAGCCGCTCTCTTCCAGCAGGAGACTGAGCATTTCCCTCTGCATGGGGTCGTCTTCAACGACGAGTGCCGTTGCAGGAAATGGTCTCGATTGTCCCATCGGCGACTCCCAATGCTGCCTGTCTTCGTCCAAGTAACTTACGTTAAGGAGCCAACTCGAATACGGTTCGGTTCCATTCTGAAAAAATGTAAATCATAGTTCCAAAATCGGAGCTTGAGGGGGGGATCCATGACTGCGATTCGCGGCGCCGCCGCCATCACGGGAGCTGCAAGCGGCATTGGCCGCGCACTCGCCATCGAACTCGCCCAGCGCGGCTGCGACCTTGCGCTCGCCGATCGCGACGAGGCCGGGCTGAAGGCGCTCGCCGCCGAGATCGGCGAAGGAAGCGAGAAGGCACGTAAGGTCACCGTGCATCGCGTCGACGTCAGCGAGCCCGGCGACATCGCGCAGTTCGCAAGCGAAGCAACAGCGGCGCATCCGTCGCTCGGCATCCTCGTCAACAATGCCGGCGTGGCGCTGCTGGGCACCTTCGAGGAGATCAACCAGGCGCAGATGGAGTGGCTGTTCGACATCAATTTCTGGGGCGTGGTGCACGGCACACGCGCCTTTCTGCCGCACCTGAAGACGATGGAAGCGGCGCATATCGTCAACGTCTCGTCGGTTTTCGGCATCATCGCCCCGCCGGGACAATCGGCCTATGCCGCGGCCAAATTCGCCGTGCGCGGTTTTTCCGAGAGCGTGCGGCACGAGCTCGCGGTCGCCGGAAGCCCGGTGAAGCTGTCGGTCGTGCATCCCGGCGGCGTCGCCACCGCGATCGCGCGGAGCTCGCGCACCGGGGTCGGCGTCACCGACAATGCCCGCCGCTCGCAAATGATCGAGCGGTTCGAGAACGCGGCAAAGACCACACCAAAGGACGCCGCTCTGCGCATCATCAAGGGCATCGAGAGGAACGAGCCCCGCATCCTGATCGGCAACGACGCCCGCTTCATGGACCTGCTGCAGCGCTTCCGCCCGGGGACGTACTGGGCGCCGTTGCAGCGGAGGCTGGAGAAGATGGCGAAGGGGAAGAAGTGAGTGTGATGCGACGCCGCCCTCCGCACCCACCGTTGTCGTCCTGGCGAAAGCCAGGACCCATAGCCACCGAACTCAGTTTGGCGAAGGCGGGCAGTTACTCAGCCAATGCAAGTGACTGAGAGCCGTCGTAACAATTACTCCCTGAGGTAATGGGTCCTGGCTTTCGCCAGGACGACGATGGGGAGTGCCCTCGCAGCCGTCTCCCACCCTCATTGCCCCGCCAGCCGATCGGCAAAATAGCCGATCGTCTTGCGATAGATCACCGCCCTGTTCCACTCCCGCATCGCCTCGAAATTGGCGGTGCCTTCGCCGTAGGGCTGGCCCATCTTGAAGCCGCTGGTGTGGAGCAGGTTCGCGGTCGAGGCGAGCACGTCGGGCACGCTGTGGCGCAGGTCGACGTGACCGTCGCCGTCGAAATCGACGCCGTACTTGATGTAGGACGACGGCAGGAACTGGGTTTGGCCGATCTCGCCGGCATAGGCGCCGATCAGGTCGCGCAGCGGCAGGTCGCCGCGCTGCACGATCTTGAGGGCGGCGAGCAGCTCGCCCTGGAACAGATCGGTGCGGCGGCAGTCATGCGCGAGCGTCGCCAGCGTGCGGATCACCGGCAGCTTGCCGATGTCGCCCTTGCCAAAATCGCTCTCCAGCCCCCAGATCGCAACCAGGATATAGCGGGGTACGCCGAACTGCTGCTCGATGCGCGAGAGCAGCGCGGCGTGACGCTGCAACAGCGCCTTGCCGCCATTGATGCGGCCCGGCCCGACGCGGGTCGAAACATACTGCTCAAAGCTCTTGTTGAAGGTGTAGCGCTGGCGCCGGTCGAAGGCGAGCACGGCGCCGTCCTGGGTGATGCCGCTGAACGCCGCACTGGTCACGCTCGCCGAGACGCCGGCTCCTTGCGCTTCCGAGGCCATGCCGGCGACGAAGCCGTTGAAGTCGCCGCCGCAGCGCGCGGCCTGGGCCGGGCCGCCGGCCAGACCAACGAAGCAAGCGGCGGCCAGAGCGTATCTCAGCATGTCGAGCGATCCCCCAAAATCCCAGTGCGAAGCAGCGCGCGATCATGCCCGGGAAAGCGGCAACCGTCAAAGCGGCGCGCTTGATCCGCATCAACGTGTCTCACGCCCCGCTTTCTAGATTGAGCGAAACACGAGAGCCTCCCAGGAGACTAGCCTATGACCGGAATTACCTTGACCGCCGAGCAGATCCGCAATGCGCCCGCCTTGGTGCGGCAATGGATCGAGCAGGAGGTGATCACCTCGCTCGGCCTTGCACCGCGGACGCCTGCGGCCGCGCCGCCGCAGGCCGCCCATCTCGTCGCCTGCAGCGTGGAGGACATGGCCGGCGTGCTTGAGCATGTCCGCGGCGTGTTTCCCGCCGTGAACGTGCTGTTCGAGCTCGGCCGTCCCGGCATAAGCATCGGCCAGCCCGCAGTGATGACGTTCCGCCTGATGGACATCCTGCATCACACCCGCCTGCAGGACGTCGGCCAGGTCATGACCTGCCTGGAGATGCTGAACCAGGCACTGACCGAGGTGAGGAAAGACCCATCGGTGCGGTTCTGCGGCTTCGACAATGAGGGCCATTGCCTGATCGCGCCGCAGACCCAGACCAGCATCGCAACGCTGTGGCAGACCATGATGGAACGCCAGCAGGCGGCGCAGGCGCCCGAGGCCGGCAGCCGGATTGCACCGGCGGCTTGAAACGGGCGGCGGCTTTCCGGACAATCGGCAAGGGAATGGGCCGCCGGTGAGAACCGGCGGTATGGTGCAGGCGACTAACGTCTGCGCCCCCTCCTCAACCGATAGAGAGTGCCGATGCCCGCGCCGCGAAACATCCCCGGATCGCTCGTCCTTGCCGCCCTGCTCTGCCTTCTCGCCGTCACCACCGCGACCGCGCAGACGCGCGATGTCGCCGGCAGCCGCGACTATCCCGGCATCGGCCGGTTCGCCGGCAGCGTCATCACCGGCTATGTGGTGAAGGATTTTGACGCCGCGCGGATGCAGGCGGCCGCCTTCAAGGACGGCCAGCCGACCGATGCGCGGCGGCTCGAGGGCCGCGTTGTCCGCATCGCCTATCGCACCAATCCTGGTCCCTCGATCCTGGAAGTGTCGCGCAATTTCGAGACGCAGCTCGCGAAAGCCGGCTTCGAGACCCTGCTCGCCTGCGACACCGACGCCTGCGGCGCCATTCCCTTCACGGAAAACATCGACACGCTGCCGATCCCGCAGATGTGGGTCGACGGCTTCAACTACCGCTACTTTGCCGGCCGCAAGAGCGAAGGCGGGCGCGAGACCTATGCCAGCGTCATCGTCAGTCAGAACAACCAGGATATCTATGCGCAGGTCACCGTCGCCGAGCTCGGCGCCATCGCGAACAAGATGGTCGATGCCGCCGCGATGGCGAAGGGCCTGGGCGAGACCGGCCACATCGCGCTCTACGGCATCTATTTCGACACCGACAAGGCCGTGCTGAAGCCGGAGAGCCGCCCGACGCTGGAGCAGATCGCAAAGCTCCTGACCAGCCAGCCGCAGCTCAACGTCTTCATCGTCGGCCACACCGACAGCCAGGGCGCCTACGAGTACAATCTCGACCTGTCGAAACGCCGCGCCGAAGCGGTCGCCGCCGAACTCGCGAAGAGCTTCCGCATCGCGCAGGCGAGACTGCGCACCGCCGGCGTCGGCCTGCTCGCGCCAGTCGGCTCGAACGCGACGGACGCCGGCCGCGCGCTGAACCGGCGGGTGGAGCTGGTGGCGCCGTAACGCCCAACGCTCGTCATTCCGGGGCGCCCGAAGGGCGAATCCGGAATCCATCACGCAGCAGAGTTGGCGGGTAAATAGATTCCGGGCTCGCGCTAACGCGCGCCCCGGAATGACGGATGAGAGAGTTACCGCTATAGTATCGATGCTCGCGCGGCGCCGTCAGTGGTGCGTTGAGCCAGCATGAGGCGAACCGCCATGCCCAACAATCAGCAACCTAAACCAACCCGCCCCGCCCTGCTGCGCATCCCGCTCTTCCGCCTGCTCGCCATCAACCTCGCGATCGGCGCCTGCGCCGCGGCGCTTCTCGTCGGCGGCCTGCTCTGGCTCAACCCCGGGCATCTGCGCGAGCTGATCCTCGCCGACCGCGCAGGCGGCGTTGCGCTTGTTCTGCTGCTCGCTTCGTTCCTCATCACCTTCGGTTCCGCCGCGATGGGCAGCGCGATCATGGCGCAGGGACGTAAGGAGGATGATAGCGGGCGCGGCGGCGGACACCAATCGCCGCTCGCCGTCCAGGAACTGGCGCAGCGCAGGCGCACGCATTGAGATGTGCACCGCGAAGATGGAACTCGTCCGCACCGGATCACATTGTCGGCACGCAGACGGGAACACGTGCAGCCCGACGCGCCTCGCTACAAGCGCGTAATTCTCGCTGCATCGCGAGAGCGGACAAGATGAACAAAGTGATTTTATAGTCCAAGCAATTGTTTCGGCGCGCATCGAAACCAGAGATCGCGATCGACGCATATCTGATGCGCTCACTGCGACACCAACGCTGCGGCGATTTATCTTGCCACGGCATGGCGCGAGTTATATTATTCTATCCTAGGTTGTCGCCCCGCCAGCCCCGGGCGACACTGAAGACCCAAAATAAACGGCGGGCTTTTCGGCCCGCCGTTTATTGAGGAAGGGCCGCAACGGACCTTACGAAGCGCCGGGCGCATCCATTTCTTGAAATCAGATTTCGCCGATCGATGGCACGGAGACCTCCGCAGGCCGCGGCTCCATGCTGACAACCCCCAAAGCCATTTGACTATGACGCCCTTATCGACGACAAGCCGCCATGGCCAAGAAACCCGGAACCAATCCCAAAGGCGAGTTTGCCTTCTTCAACGTCGTCTATGAGGACGGCTCCCAACGCTCCAACCGCCGCGTCCCCGCGGAATTGCTCGGGGGCCTCGAGGGCGACGAGCCCGCCCGCGGCTTCATCATGGAGCAGGACCGCGAGATCGCCGAAAAATCCGGCCGCCCGCCGCTGGCGATCAAGGAGATCGAGCGGGTGGGGGTGAAGAAGAAGTAGGACTTCGAGCGCGACACGCGACGCGTCAGCACAAACGAAAAACGGCGGGCTTTCGGCCCGCCGTTTTCGTCTGGATGCCCGGGTCAGGCCCGGGCATGAGAATCCGAATTAGTTATCCAGGAAGCTCCGCAGCTTCCGGCTCCTCGACGGATGCTTCAGCTTGCGCAGCGCCTTGGCCTCGATCTGGCGAATACGCTCGCGGGTCACCGAGAACTGCTGGCCGACTTCTTCCAGCGTGTGGTCGGTGTTCATGCCGATGCCGAAGCGCATGCGCAGCACGCGCTCTTCGCGCGGAGTGAGCGAGGCGAGCACGCGCGTGGTGGTCTCGCGCAGGTTCGACTGGATCGCGGCGTCGATCGGCAAGATCGCGTTCTTGTCCTCGATGAAATCGCCGAGATGCGAATCCTCCTCGTCACCGACGGGGGTTTCGAGCGACAACGGCTCCTTGGCGATCTTGAGGACCTTGCGGACCTTCTCCAAGGGCATGCCGAGCTTCTCGGCGAGCTCTTCAGGGGTCGGCTCGCGGCCGATCTCGTTGAGCATCTGGCGGCTCGTGCGCACGATCTTGTTGATCGTCTCGATCATGTGCACGGGGATGCGGATGGTGCGCGCCTGGTCGGCGATCGAGCGGGTGATCGCCTGCCGGATCCACCACGTGGCGTAGGTCGAGAACTTGTAGCCGCGGCGATACTCGAACTTGTCGACGGCCTTCATCAGGCCGATGTTGCCTTCCTGG
Protein-coding regions in this window:
- a CDS encoding OmpA family protein, which codes for MPAPRNIPGSLVLAALLCLLAVTTATAQTRDVAGSRDYPGIGRFAGSVITGYVVKDFDAARMQAAAFKDGQPTDARRLEGRVVRIAYRTNPGPSILEVSRNFETQLAKAGFETLLACDTDACGAIPFTENIDTLPIPQMWVDGFNYRYFAGRKSEGGRETYASVIVSQNNQDIYAQVTVAELGAIANKMVDAAAMAKGLGETGHIALYGIYFDTDKAVLKPESRPTLEQIAKLLTSQPQLNVFIVGHTDSQGAYEYNLDLSKRRAEAVAAELAKSFRIAQARLRTAGVGLLAPVGSNATDAGRALNRRVELVAP
- a CDS encoding response regulator translates to MGQSRPFPATALVVEDDPMQREMLSLLLEESGYQVIQCESAEAAERVLEKSAGALCLMVTDVQLAGRMNGVELAHVAKGRNPKLDVVVTSGRPLNQPLPDGAKFWAKPWAPLDVLREAEIAQVV
- a CDS encoding LysE family translocator, translated to MTWSFLLTSLIVVASPGTGVLYTLAAALTRGSRASLAAAFGCTLGIVPHMVAAMLGLAAVLHTSALAFAALKWCGVLYLLYMSWQALRERGALAVEGEIKERSSGRVIVTGFLINILNPKLSIFFLAFLPQFIAADEAHVLARMLELSGAFMAMTFAVFVVYGLCAASVRERVISRPAVMTWLRRSFAAGFAALGAKLAFAER
- a CDS encoding GGDEF domain-containing protein, whose protein sequence is MLNVPTLWTVFVVNFLALGLIWAYVTRSYPKFAAARFWMASAFVGAAGAMAALIRLFVASPVPLLIGATGIIAASCFAAMGIQRFFDRPVSWRVMAATGIISIGSVVFFMVGFEHMQLRMLSYTIGQALPLVLSLRLLLLPPEGHVNPGARLAGIVIITIIAIFLARAVGNLLGHDFSAVAGGQTHAVMVLGLLFLSMTLNFGFLLMAMDRLRGEVADLALLDDLTGVANRRHLLQRLSEECARSERSGEPFSLLVIDLDGFKTINDTHGHAAGDACLQHFTLMAQTRLRPGDMLARTGGDEFCVVLPSSSLREAAAIARRVLEVCRRDAAACNGNDIPIAISIGAAQWDPGIGQFPDRLIAHADHALYAAKKNGKNDFAVYDPAPPLSPELNGTGEAAHHFA
- a CDS encoding peptidoglycan recognition protein family protein — its product is MMMSRLLAAILAALLIAPAAATDAELAKLARASGTPDIPGLKIVWLAPWGDVRSAHSWRNIIVHQTEGPAGSARGGAAEQSKNPTRRGVTVWVETDGTVYWAVAENLVPTHGDGANRNDNKYIDNRPTYRQVVRDNSIGVEFAGNYPDVAAGPTEAQVAAWKILVKVLRARYDIPLDRVYAHNWIDYKDARYCEGCWLATLARTWGE
- a CDS encoding SDR family NAD(P)-dependent oxidoreductase, producing MTAIRGAAAITGAASGIGRALAIELAQRGCDLALADRDEAGLKALAAEIGEGSEKARKVTVHRVDVSEPGDIAQFASEATAAHPSLGILVNNAGVALLGTFEEINQAQMEWLFDINFWGVVHGTRAFLPHLKTMEAAHIVNVSSVFGIIAPPGQSAYAAAKFAVRGFSESVRHELAVAGSPVKLSVVHPGGVATAIARSSRTGVGVTDNARRSQMIERFENAAKTTPKDAALRIIKGIERNEPRILIGNDARFMDLLQRFRPGTYWAPLQRRLEKMAKGKK
- a CDS encoding lytic murein transglycosylase, translated to MLRYALAAACFVGLAGGPAQAARCGGDFNGFVAGMASEAQGAGVSASVTSAAFSGITQDGAVLAFDRRQRYTFNKSFEQYVSTRVGPGRINGGKALLQRHAALLSRIEQQFGVPRYILVAIWGLESDFGKGDIGKLPVIRTLATLAHDCRRTDLFQGELLAALKIVQRGDLPLRDLIGAYAGEIGQTQFLPSSYIKYGVDFDGDGHVDLRHSVPDVLASTANLLHTSGFKMGQPYGEGTANFEAMREWNRAVIYRKTIGYFADRLAGQ